From the genome of Danio aesculapii chromosome 16, fDanAes4.1, whole genome shotgun sequence, one region includes:
- the s100t gene encoding S100 calcium binding protein T, protein MSNLNSENASTLENAMQLMIQTFHKYSGNEGDKYTLSRQELKEMLTQELGNYLGNAQDKDAVDKVMGDLDSNNDGEVDFTEFIILVGALTVACNDFFLEYHEKDGKKDDKK, encoded by the exons ATGTCCAATTTAAACTCCGAGAATGCCTCCACTTTGGAGAACGCCATGCAGCTGATGATCCAGACGTTTCACAAGTACTCTGGGAATGAGGGCGACAAATATACTCTCAGCAGACAGGAACTCAAAGAGATGTTAACACAGGAGCTGGGGAACTACCTTGGG AATGCACAGGATAAGGATGCTGTAGACAAAGTTATGGGAGACCTGGATTCAAACAACGATGGTGAGGTGGACTTCACAGAGTTCATCATACTTGTAGGTGCCCTCACCGTCGCCTGCAACGACTTCTTCCTCGAGTATCATGAAAAAGATGGAAAGAAGGATGACAAGAAGTAG